In Streptomyces sp. NBC_00683, the DNA window CCCCGACCAACGGTGCGGCGGGCATCATCCCCGCCGTCCTGCACTACTACATGAACTTCGCCGCGGGCGGCTGCACCGAGGCCGAGAAGGACGACAGCATCGTCCGCTTCCTGCTGGCCGCCGGAGCCATCGGCATGCTCTTCAAGGAGAACGCCTCCATCTCCGGCGCCGAGGTCGGCTGCCAGGGCGAGGTCGGCTCCGCCTGCTCGATGGCCGCGGGCGCCCTCGCCGAGGTCCTCGGCGGCTCCGCCGAGCAGGTGGAGAACGCCGCCGAGATCGGCATGGAGCACAACCTGGGTCTGACCTGCGACCCGGTGGGCGGCCTCGTGCAGATCCCGTGCATCGAGCGCAACGGCATGGCGGCGGTGAAGGCCGTCACGGCGGCCAGGATGGCGCTGCGCGGCGACGGCAGCCACAAGGTCTCCCTCGACAAGGTCATCAAGACCATGAAGGAGACGGGCGCGGACATGAGCGTGAAGTACAAGGAGACCGCGCGCGGCGGACTCGCGGTGAACATCATCGAGTGCTAGGCACAGGCCGGCCCGGGCGTCAGTCGAAGCAGCCGGTCCTCGCCCCGTCCGTCTCGGAGCCGACCTCTATCTCGAACCCGGAGCCCGAGTCGAACTCCGGTCCGGCCCGGTAGCCGTGCTCGATCTTCAGCCGGCGGGCCGTGGTGAACTGCACGGTCAGCAGGAGGGCATCGCCGTCCCCGCCTTTGGTGAAGCACAGTCCCGCCGTTGTTTCGGGAGTACTCGGGTCCGAAGGGTCGGACTGCAGACGCCAGCCGTCCGCCTCGGCGGTGGCGCGGTAGAAGTCCACGACCTTCTGCCGGGGGCCGGGGAAGGCGTAGACGCGTTCGGCGTACAGCCAGGCGTCGCCGCTGTCGTCGAGGCAGCCGGGCACCGGGGCGAGGTCCTCGGGGACGGTCGCCCCCTCCGGAACGGATTCCAGGATCGGCTGGGCTCGTAGTGCCTTCACGCGTGTCGCCGTGTCGTCACAGGTGTTGAAGGGGGAGAGCGCGGAGCAGCCGCTCAGGCCGGTGGCGAGCAGGGCGGTGGCCAGGAGCAGTGCGCCGGGCCGAGCGGGGTTGGTCCGGTGCGGCATGGGTCTCCCGAGGGTCCTGGGCGGGCGGGCTTCACGGTCCGGTAGGGAACAGCAGCCGGAGCGAGAAGAGAGGTTACGACGGTGCCGGGACCGTGCTGACACGGCGCCCAACCCCAGAAGCCCCCTAAGTGCTCATAGATGAGCAGCTGTTCGACCGCGATCATGCAGTTTCGGTCACAAGTGGCTTCCCTCTGTCGCCCACAAGGGGTTCACTTGACGTGACGCATGGTGACGCGGTCGCCCCACCGGCTCGCGGATCCGGCTCCGATGTCCAGGCCCCTGGCAGAGGAAGGAGGACCGCGATGGCCACCTCACCTCGTACGGTGACCCTCTGCCCAGAGCTGGTGGGTGCCAGGCGTCCGCTCAGGCGGACCGGCACCGGTACGTCGCGCCGATGAAATCCCCGCTCCCATCCTTCATTCGCAGCATTCTCGACGAGGGGCACCAATGAGCCAGATTATTTTACCGGTGTTTCATATGCCGTTCCAGAGCGCAGGGTGCAACCCAGGTGTGGAGGAAACCAAGAAGGCCGCCTGGAAGTGGGCCGATGCGAACGGCCTCGCCCTGAATCCGGTCGCCCGGAAGAAGATGCTCCGCACTCGCCCCGAACTCTGGATATCCCTCATATTCCCGGAGGCATCGCAGAAGCATCTCGATCTCTTCTGCCAGTGGCTCTTCTGGGCGTTCCTGGTCGACGACGAGTTCGACGACGGACCGGCCGGACGCGACCCGCACATGTGCGAGGAGGCGATCGCCCGGCTGGTGGACGTCCTGGACGGCGCCGAACCGCACGGCCCCATGGAGCGCGCACTGGAAGGCCTGCGTGAGCGGACCTGCCTGGGCAGGTCACCCGTCTGGGTCAGGCAGTTCCGCCGTGACACCGTGTCCTGGCTGTGGACCTACTACGCGGAGGCCGTCGAACGCGCCGCCGGACAGGTGCCGAGCCGGGCCGACTTCGTGAAGCACCGCCGCGACTCGGTTGCGATGCAGCCCTTCCTGGACCTCCACGAGATCACCGCGGGAATCGATCTCCCCGAGTCGGCCCGCAGCCTTCCCGCGTACATCGCACTGCGGAACGCGGTGACCGACCACTCGGGTCTGTGCAACGACATCTGCTCCTTCGAGAAGGAAGCGGTTCTCGGTTACGAGCACAATGCGGTCCGCCTCATTCAGCGGGATCGCAGGTCCACTCTTCAGGAGGCTGTGGACGAGGCCGGAATTCAACTGGCACGCATCGCCGAGCGAGTTCAGCGGGCCGAAAAGGAACTGGCCGAGGAAATAGAGGCCGCGGGTATCGACGGACAGACGCGTGCGGCTCTGGAGCGCTGCGCGCGGGACTATCGCGGTCTGGTCCGCGGCGACTTCGACTACCACGCGCGCGCCGAGCGCTATACGCGTCCTGATCTGGTCGAGGTCGACCGGCGCGAGACACTGTCCCAGTACTTCGCCGCCTGACGGCGCACGCGCCGCGACAGGGCCCGGGGATCCCGGCTGCGGGGGCCTCGGGCCGCGGCGGCCGTGATCGGGTCGTGTGCCGCCGTCGTGTTCCGCCGTGCCGGAACAGGATGCGGCCGAGCGGGGACGATCACCGGACTGCCGGTCGCACCGGCCACAATCGGCCAGATCCGTCCGGCTCCGCAGACGAGTCGGCCCCCGCGCCACCGGCCGGGGGCCCACTGCACTCAGCCCTTGTTCTGAACGGCCCAGAACTCCTCGAACGTGAGCTGCCCGTCACCGTTCGCGTCATGCGCGTTGATGATCGCCTGTGCCACCGTCTCGGTGACGAACGGGTCGCCGAGCTGCGCCATGGCGCTCTTGTACTCGGCCGCCGTGATCAGGCCGTCGCCGTTCTGGTCGAACTGCTCGAATGCCTTGCGCGCCGACTCGATGTCCGCCACTGTCCCGCCCCTTCGTAAAGCGTTGCTGACGTGGTCAGATTATCGGGCGGAAATCCGGCCCGGTGCGGCGGCCGGTCGGTGATCATGGAGGCATGCCCGACACACTTGCCCAGATCCTCGCAGCGGCGGCGCGCGGGACGTTTCCCGCGCCGGACGGCACCACCACCATCGTGGAGCAGCCGAGCGTCCGCGACGCCGGTGTGCTCGCGCTGACCGCCCACTCGGTGGTGTTCAGCGACGAGGACCCGCAGTGGATACGGTCCACGCTGGCCGCCACCCCTTCCGACGCGCTGGGCGCCACCATGAACCCGCACTTCCTGTGCGCGCTGCTGGCCCGCACCGGACGCCGGACGAACACCATCGACCTGCTGACGGTCGCCGACGCGCTGCCGGGCGGCCCGGACCTGCCCCTGCGGGAGATCCGGGACCCCGACCACCCCCGGGTGGCGCGGGCGATGAAGTACCGCGACGAGGTACGCGTCTGGGCCACGGACGGCGGTGTGGTGCTGCTGGGCCGAGGGGTCGCCGGGCGCTGGGAGACCGCGATCGAGGTGGACGAGGCGGCACGCGGCCGGGGGCTCGGGGTGCGGCTGGCGCGGGCGGCCCGACAGCTGGTGCCGGACCCGTTCGTGTGGTCGCAGCAGTCGCCGGGCAACGCGCGCAGCGTACGGACGTTCCAGGCGGCGGGGTTCCGGCCGGTGGGCTCGGAGGCGCTGCTGATCCCCGGGTAGTGCCGGGCCGGGGAGTGCGGTCAGCGGAAGACGCCGGTGTGGCCGAGCGAGTAGCGGCCCGGCTGCGGATAGACGGCCAGCCCGTGCGGCCCGCTGCCGACCGGGATCCTGGCCAGCTGCTTGCCGCTGGTGGTGTCGATCGCGTACACCTCGGCGTCGTAACGC includes these proteins:
- a CDS encoding terpene synthase family protein, translated to MEETKKAAWKWADANGLALNPVARKKMLRTRPELWISLIFPEASQKHLDLFCQWLFWAFLVDDEFDDGPAGRDPHMCEEAIARLVDVLDGAEPHGPMERALEGLRERTCLGRSPVWVRQFRRDTVSWLWTYYAEAVERAAGQVPSRADFVKHRRDSVAMQPFLDLHEITAGIDLPESARSLPAYIALRNAVTDHSGLCNDICSFEKEAVLGYEHNAVRLIQRDRRSTLQEAVDEAGIQLARIAERVQRAEKELAEEIEAAGIDGQTRAALERCARDYRGLVRGDFDYHARAERYTRPDLVEVDRRETLSQYFAA
- a CDS encoding EF-hand domain-containing protein; protein product: MADIESARKAFEQFDQNGDGLITAAEYKSAMAQLGDPFVTETVAQAIINAHDANGDGQLTFEEFWAVQNKG
- a CDS encoding GNAT family N-acetyltransferase → MPDTLAQILAAAARGTFPAPDGTTTIVEQPSVRDAGVLALTAHSVVFSDEDPQWIRSTLAATPSDALGATMNPHFLCALLARTGRRTNTIDLLTVADALPGGPDLPLREIRDPDHPRVARAMKYRDEVRVWATDGGVVLLGRGVAGRWETAIEVDEAARGRGLGVRLARAARQLVPDPFVWSQQSPGNARSVRTFQAAGFRPVGSEALLIPG